Proteins from a genomic interval of Rosa chinensis cultivar Old Blush chromosome 2, RchiOBHm-V2, whole genome shotgun sequence:
- the LOC112186317 gene encoding pentatricopeptide repeat-containing protein At3g26630, chloroplastic isoform X2, with protein MMVACLSCTPEVLPKSSPLTSCRQTKFGSQEALILLRNCTTFNRLKQIHAKIIRSSLSRDQLIMRKLIQLCSSHGKMDYATLVFHQIQGHLTFTWNLMIMSYTINGCSQQALLLYSHMIRQGVPPDKFTFPFVIKACISSTAFELGKVVHGLVIKNSFSGDIFIQNTLMDFYFKSGQIDCGSRVFEKMRVRSVVSWTTMISGLVACGKLSAARGVFERMPAKNVVSWTAMINGYVKNQQPEEAFELFWRMQLGNVRPNEFTLHLLILIANVVV; from the exons ATGATGGTTGCATGCCTTTCATGTACTCCTGAGGTTCTACCCAAAAGTAGCCCACTCACCAGCTGTAGACAAACCAAATTTGGTTCTCAGGAAGCTCTCATTTTACTCCGAAACTGCACCACTTTCAATCGTCTCAAGCAAATTCATGCTAAGATCATCCGCAGTAGTCTTTCTCGAGACCAATTAATTATGAGGAAACTCATTCAACTTTGCTCTTCCCATGGGAAAATGGACTATGCCACTCTTGTATTTCATCAAATTCAGGGTCACCTTACCTTCACTTGGAATCTAATGATTATGTCTTATACCATCAATGGGTGCTCACAACAAGCCCTCCTTCTGTATAGCCATATGATACGCCAAGGAGTTCCACCTGATAAGTTCACCTTTCCATTTGTTATTAAAGCTTGCATTTCTTCTACTGCATTTGAACTAGGAAAAGTGGTTCATGGGCTAGTGATCAAAAATAGTTTCTCAGGAGATATATTCATACAAAATACTTTGATGGACTTCTACTTCAAGTCCGGACAAATAGATTGTGGTTCCAGGGTGTTTGAAAAAATGCGGGTTCGCAGTGTGGTTTCATGGACAACCATGATTTCGGGGTTAGTTGCTTGTGGGAAGTTATCTGCTGCCCGAGGGGTTTTTGAGCGAATGCCAGCTAAAAATGTTGTTTCTTGGACTGCAATGATCAATGGGTATGTCAAAAACCAACAACCTGAAGAGGCATTTGAACTGTTCTGGAGAATGCAGCTTGGTAATGTTAGGCCAAATGAGTTCACGCTG CACTTATTGATACTTATAGCAAATGTGGTAGTTTAG